From Flavobacterium sp. 102, a single genomic window includes:
- a CDS encoding mechanosensitive ion channel domain-containing protein, with the protein MSFFDFYTKETIATGLVILVVVFLRLIVTKAVKSYSRSHTGIEKRTNLVIKYIHLLISILAIISLIVIWGVQKDDILITLSSIATVVGVAMFAQWSILSNITSGIILFFSFPFKIGDIIKVHDKDFNIEAEIIDINAFHTDLLTQDGERIVYPNNLLLQKGISIIKPKFEDKEFMD; encoded by the coding sequence ATGAGTTTTTTTGATTTCTATACAAAAGAAACCATTGCCACCGGACTGGTAATTCTCGTAGTGGTTTTTCTCAGACTAATAGTGACCAAAGCAGTAAAAAGCTATTCAAGATCACACACCGGAATTGAAAAAAGAACCAATTTGGTGATTAAATACATTCATTTATTGATAAGCATTTTGGCCATTATTTCGCTTATTGTAATTTGGGGTGTACAAAAAGATGATATTTTAATTACGCTTTCCTCAATTGCAACAGTGGTTGGTGTTGCTATGTTTGCACAATGGTCAATCCTTAGCAATATCACTTCGGGCATTATTTTATTCTTCTCCTTTCCATTTAAAATAGGTGATATTATTAAAGTACACGACAAAGATTTTAATATTGAAGCTGAAATTATTGATATTAATGCTTTCCACACCGACTTACTGACACAAGATGGCGAACGTATCGTTTACCCTAACAATCTCTTACTCCAAAAGGGAATTTCTATTATTAAACCTAAGTTTGAAGACAAAGAATTTATGGATTAA
- a CDS encoding Maf-like protein yields MLNLLNKKYKIILASGSPRRQQFLKDLDADFEIRLKEIEEIYPENLQGVEITNFLAVLKANAFEGEIAENEILITSDTIVWFENKALGKPKDYDDAFQMLQSMSGKTHEVITSVCFKTTQKTETIFEVTKVTFNKLSDDAIRYYLNHYKPFDKAGAYGIQEWIGLVGISKIEGSYTNVVGLPTDKVYAYLTNL; encoded by the coding sequence ATGCTTAATTTGTTGAATAAAAAGTACAAAATAATCTTAGCTTCGGGTTCGCCGCGAAGGCAACAGTTTTTAAAAGATTTAGATGCGGATTTCGAAATCAGACTAAAAGAGATTGAAGAAATTTATCCTGAAAACCTTCAAGGCGTTGAGATAACCAACTTTTTAGCCGTGCTAAAGGCCAATGCTTTCGAAGGCGAAATTGCAGAAAACGAAATTCTCATCACCAGTGATACCATTGTTTGGTTTGAAAATAAAGCTTTAGGAAAACCTAAAGATTATGATGATGCCTTTCAAATGCTGCAATCTATGTCGGGCAAAACCCATGAAGTTATCACTTCAGTTTGTTTCAAAACCACTCAAAAAACAGAAACCATTTTTGAAGTAACCAAAGTGACTTTTAATAAACTTTCAGACGATGCCATTCGGTATTATTTGAACCATTACAAACCCTTTGACAAAGCCGGTGCCTATGGTATTCAGGAATGGATTGGCCTGGTTGGTATTTCAAAAATTGAAGGTTCTTATACGAATGTTGTAGGTTTACCCACTGATAAAGTTTACGCATATCTAACCAATTTATAA
- a CDS encoding geranylgeranylglycerol-phosphate geranylgeranyltransferase, whose amino-acid sequence MKYLKLIRYQNLLLLAFMQLIFRYGFLKHEAIYLFLSDFQYSLLVLSTVLIAAAGYIINDVMDQETDNDNKPNQVIIGKSISEAMAYNIYFALNVTGVGIGFYLSNTIQKPTFAGIFIIIVTLLYLYATTFKKMLLIGNIIVAFLLAISILIIGVYDLLPLTFENNQKEMGIYFSLLLDYALFAFCINFIREIVKDMEDINGDYNQGMNTLPIALGVSRTAKVVFGLGFISILILLWYINTFLMSNALYYAVIYALLFVVAPMIFFVIKIWNAKAKKDFTLLSTVLKWVIFFGILSILVINLNIKNNA is encoded by the coding sequence ATGAAATACCTTAAACTAATAAGATACCAAAACTTACTCCTACTTGCTTTCATGCAATTGATTTTCCGATATGGATTTCTAAAACATGAAGCTATTTATTTGTTTCTGAGTGATTTTCAATATTCATTATTGGTTTTATCAACTGTATTAATAGCCGCTGCCGGTTACATCATCAATGATGTCATGGATCAAGAAACGGATAATGACAACAAACCTAACCAAGTGATTATTGGCAAAAGCATTTCGGAAGCTATGGCTTATAACATTTATTTCGCCTTGAATGTTACCGGTGTTGGAATTGGTTTTTATTTGTCAAACACTATACAAAAACCAACCTTTGCAGGGATTTTTATTATTATTGTTACACTACTCTATTTGTACGCAACCACTTTTAAAAAGATGTTGTTGATTGGAAATATTATAGTTGCGTTTCTGTTAGCGATTAGTATTTTAATCATTGGTGTTTACGATTTGTTGCCGCTTACTTTTGAGAACAATCAAAAGGAAATGGGGATTTATTTTTCATTGCTTTTAGACTATGCCTTATTTGCTTTTTGTATTAATTTTATTCGAGAAATTGTTAAAGATATGGAAGATATAAATGGCGATTATAACCAAGGAATGAATACTTTACCAATTGCTCTTGGTGTGAGCCGAACTGCTAAAGTTGTCTTCGGGTTAGGTTTTATTTCAATCTTGATTTTACTTTGGTACATCAACACTTTTCTAATGAGTAATGCTCTTTATTATGCTGTAATTTATGCCTTGTTATTTGTGGTTGCTCCAATGATTTTCTTTGTAATTAAAATTTGGAACGCTAAAGCAAAAAAAGATTTTACTTTGTTAAGTACCGTGTTAAAATGGGTAATCTTCTTTGGAATATTGTCTATTTTAGTCATCAATTTGAATATTAAAAATAATGCTTAA
- a CDS encoding four helix bundle protein translates to MRFQDLLAYKKAFNLAMKIFKITNAFPKEEMYSLTDQIRRSSRSVPVTIAEAYRKRDYPKHFHSKLTDSDGENSETQVWLDFAISCEYISNEVYEEIYNDSLEIGKLINYMILNPQKFGVKKD, encoded by the coding sequence ATGAGATTTCAAGATTTATTGGCTTATAAAAAAGCATTTAATTTGGCAATGAAAATATTTAAAATTACTAATGCTTTTCCTAAAGAAGAGATGTATTCATTGACCGATCAAATAAGACGTTCCTCAAGAAGTGTTCCTGTCACTATTGCTGAAGCCTATAGAAAAAGAGATTATCCTAAACATTTTCATAGTAAATTAACTGATTCTGATGGAGAAAATTCTGAGACACAGGTTTGGCTTGATTTTGCTATAAGTTGTGAATATATATCAAATGAAGTTTATGAAGAAATCTACAATGACTCTTTAGAAATCGGAAAACTAATCAATTACATGATTTTGAATCCGCAAAAATTTGGCGTAAAAAAAGATTAA
- a CDS encoding HAD family hydrolase, with the protein MGKSYKEIMNEITTFIFDVDGVLTDSSVHVTESGEMLRIMNIRDGFAMKAAIESGYHVCIISGGNNEGVRIRLRNLGITDIHLASPDKVATFKEYAELYNIKPEQVLYMGDDIPDFHVMQLVGLPTCPQDAVAEIKAISKYISHKNGGKGAVREVIEQVMKVQGKWHMYYNGKHD; encoded by the coding sequence ATGGGAAAAAGTTATAAAGAAATCATGAATGAGATTACTACATTTATTTTTGATGTAGACGGCGTTTTAACCGATAGTTCGGTTCATGTTACTGAAAGTGGCGAAATGCTTCGCATCATGAATATCAGAGATGGTTTTGCGATGAAAGCGGCTATAGAAAGTGGTTATCATGTTTGCATCATTTCAGGTGGCAATAATGAAGGCGTTCGCATTCGATTGAGGAACTTAGGTATTACCGATATTCATTTGGCTTCGCCGGATAAAGTGGCAACTTTCAAAGAATATGCCGAATTGTACAACATCAAGCCCGAACAAGTTTTATACATGGGTGATGATATTCCCGACTTTCATGTGATGCAATTGGTAGGTTTACCGACTTGTCCGCAAGATGCTGTTGCGGAAATCAAAGCGATTTCCAAATACATTTCGCATAAAAACGGCGGAAAAGGCGCTGTTCGCGAAGTGATTGAACAGGTTATGAAAGTACAAGGCAAATGGCATATGTACTATAATGGAAAACACGATTAG
- a CDS encoding Rossmann-like and DUF2520 domain-containing protein, whose amino-acid sequence MIQVTIIGSGNVARHLIKAFSEKAEIELVQVFSRKPQVVADLVNSNKIISDYNHLQTVDVIIIAVTDDAIAEVSDQIPFKNQLVVHTSGSVAMSNMDDKNRKGVFYPLQTFSKSKAVDFKIIPICLEAENDKDYQTLETVAKLISNVIYKVNSEQRKALHVAAVFVSNFVNHLYQMGNEICTENNLSFDILKPLIQETANKILTLSPKEAQTGPAKRKDTQTINTHLSFLTDENQKEIYKLLTKSIIDHGKKL is encoded by the coding sequence ATGATTCAAGTGACTATTATTGGTTCAGGAAATGTTGCCCGTCATCTCATTAAAGCGTTTAGTGAAAAGGCTGAAATTGAGTTGGTTCAAGTGTTTTCAAGAAAACCTCAAGTGGTTGCTGACCTTGTCAATTCCAACAAAATAATATCAGATTACAACCATTTACAAACCGTTGATGTAATTATTATAGCGGTTACTGATGATGCTATTGCTGAAGTTTCCGATCAAATTCCTTTTAAAAATCAATTGGTGGTTCATACTTCGGGAAGTGTTGCTATGAGCAACATGGATGACAAAAATCGCAAGGGTGTTTTTTATCCGCTACAAACCTTTTCTAAATCGAAAGCAGTCGATTTTAAAATCATTCCTATTTGTTTGGAAGCCGAAAATGATAAGGATTATCAAACGCTTGAAACGGTCGCAAAATTGATTTCTAATGTAATTTACAAAGTCAATTCCGAACAAAGAAAGGCGTTGCATGTTGCCGCCGTTTTTGTCTCGAATTTTGTCAATCATTTGTATCAAATGGGGAACGAAATTTGTACCGAAAACAATTTGTCTTTCGACATCTTAAAGCCTTTGATACAAGAAACGGCCAATAAAATTTTAACGCTGTCACCTAAGGAAGCGCAAACCGGTCCGGCCAAACGAAAAGACACACAAACGATTAACACTCATCTGTCTTTTTTGACTGACGAAAACCAAAAAGAAATCTATAAATTGCTAACCAAATCTATTATCGATCATGGGAAAAAGTTATAA
- the ccsA gene encoding cytochrome c biogenesis protein CcsA — MEKKLYSFLFSTRLMAVLFLGFAAAMAAGTFIESEYNTDTARILIYNTWWFEAIMLFFMINFFGNIKRYQLYKKEKWATLLLHLSFIFIIAGAFITRYISYEGMMPIREGESSKQVYSDKCYLTVFVDGVYQGEVKRRTFEEPLLLSPVTNNHFSLNEKFADIPFEIEYKDFVFDAKESIKEDAKGDTYLKLVESGDGSRHEHMLKAGEVQNIHNVLFALDKPTKGAINIDSKANTITSPFDGQFMRMADKMQGEVTKDVVQPLMYRSLYNIGGSQFVIPELPKKGVKSFQSSGDFKAKNGEDALTLVVKTDGKEKVVTLVGSKGKQGEPKSFKLGKLEFTLSYGSRIYELPFSLKLNDFIAAKYPGTEKSYSSFESKVTVLDGAEKFDAHIYMNNILDYKGFRFFQANFDPDEKGTVLSVNHDFWGTTITYIGYFLLYFCMMAILFTKNTRFSDLKRKLENVKRKKAKLTTALVLLFSLNGLAQEHTATHNKALPTQKQVDSIINKYKVSEKHAAQFGRLVIQDDGGRMKPINTFSSELLRKVSKSDTYNGMNSDQVFLSMTQFPTVWFESPLIYIKKGNDSIRKIIGVNPDAKYASFHDFFDEDWNYKLSPYLEKAYKSAIPDQFEKDFIETDKKVNLLNAALSGKILKIFPVPNDPNNKWVSFLEINHTTGNALDTIKGALPVYLDALMKASDSKDYTRANTFLVGMEDYQKVYGKAVRPADQKIDYEILYNKYDVFKNLFWLYMLIGCLMLVLVIVNIFFESKILKITVNGFHILIGLLFGIHTLGLIARWYISGHAPWSDAYESMIYVAWATMFFTLAFDRKSKLTVASGTFVASMILMIAHWNWMDPAIANLQPVLNSYWLMIHVAVIVASYGPFTLAMVLGIVSLLLMLFVNEKNKTKMELNIKEITYINEMALTIGLVMLTIGNFLGGQWANESWGRYWGWDPKETWALISIMIYAFVIHARFVPALRNKWVYNVLAVFAFYSIMMTYFGVNFYLTGLHSYASGDKVVTPSFVYYSVAFVVVLATLSYFKYRKYLRK, encoded by the coding sequence ATGGAAAAAAAATTATACTCTTTTTTATTCTCCACACGATTAATGGCTGTTTTGTTTCTTGGTTTTGCCGCAGCAATGGCAGCCGGAACGTTTATTGAAAGTGAATACAACACTGATACCGCTCGAATTTTGATATACAACACTTGGTGGTTTGAAGCCATCATGTTGTTTTTTATGATCAATTTCTTTGGGAATATCAAACGTTACCAATTGTACAAAAAAGAAAAATGGGCGACACTTTTGCTGCATTTGTCTTTCATCTTTATCATCGCAGGTGCTTTTATTACGCGTTACATCAGTTATGAAGGTATGATGCCTATTCGAGAAGGAGAAAGTTCTAAACAAGTTTACTCAGACAAATGCTATCTGACAGTTTTTGTAGATGGTGTTTATCAAGGCGAAGTTAAGAGACGAACATTTGAAGAACCATTATTACTTTCACCGGTTACCAATAATCATTTTTCGTTGAATGAAAAGTTTGCCGACATTCCGTTTGAAATAGAATACAAAGACTTTGTTTTTGATGCGAAAGAGAGCATTAAAGAAGATGCGAAAGGTGATACTTATCTTAAATTAGTCGAATCTGGAGATGGTTCAAGACACGAACACATGCTCAAAGCCGGAGAAGTACAAAACATACACAACGTTTTATTTGCTTTGGACAAACCTACCAAAGGCGCAATTAATATTGATTCCAAAGCCAATACCATTACGTCACCGTTTGACGGACAGTTTATGCGAATGGCTGATAAAATGCAAGGCGAAGTGACTAAGGATGTAGTTCAACCTTTAATGTATCGTTCGCTATATAACATCGGCGGAAGCCAATTTGTAATTCCGGAATTGCCTAAAAAAGGCGTAAAGTCATTCCAATCGAGTGGCGATTTCAAAGCTAAAAACGGAGAAGATGCACTGACACTTGTGGTTAAAACAGATGGAAAAGAAAAAGTCGTAACGCTTGTGGGTTCCAAGGGAAAACAAGGCGAACCCAAATCGTTTAAATTAGGTAAACTCGAATTCACTTTAAGCTATGGCAGTAGAATATACGAATTGCCTTTTAGTTTAAAACTCAATGATTTTATCGCCGCCAAATATCCCGGAACAGAAAAAAGCTATTCTTCTTTCGAAAGTAAAGTAACCGTTTTAGATGGTGCCGAAAAATTTGACGCTCATATTTATATGAATAACATTTTAGATTATAAAGGATTTAGATTTTTCCAAGCCAATTTTGATCCGGATGAAAAAGGAACCGTTCTTTCGGTTAATCATGATTTTTGGGGAACAACCATTACTTATATTGGTTACTTTTTATTGTATTTCTGTATGATGGCCATATTGTTTACTAAAAACACGCGCTTTTCTGACTTGAAACGAAAATTAGAAAACGTAAAAAGGAAGAAAGCCAAGTTGACTACCGCTTTGGTTTTATTGTTTTCTTTAAATGGATTGGCGCAAGAGCATACTGCAACGCACAATAAAGCGTTACCAACACAAAAACAAGTCGATTCTATCATCAACAAATACAAAGTTTCCGAAAAACATGCGGCGCAGTTTGGTCGTTTGGTTATTCAGGATGACGGCGGAAGAATGAAACCTATCAATACGTTTTCTTCTGAATTGTTGCGTAAAGTCAGTAAAAGTGATACTTATAACGGAATGAACTCTGACCAAGTTTTTCTTTCCATGACACAATTTCCAACCGTTTGGTTCGAATCACCGCTGATTTACATTAAAAAAGGAAACGATAGTATTCGCAAAATCATCGGAGTCAATCCGGATGCTAAATATGCTTCTTTCCATGATTTTTTCGACGAAGATTGGAATTATAAATTATCGCCTTATTTAGAAAAAGCCTATAAATCAGCGATTCCGGATCAGTTTGAAAAAGATTTTATCGAAACCGATAAAAAAGTAAATCTGTTGAATGCCGCCTTAAGCGGAAAAATTTTAAAAATCTTTCCGGTTCCGAATGATCCGAATAACAAATGGGTTTCGTTCTTAGAAATCAATCATACCACAGGAAATGCTTTAGACACCATTAAAGGTGCCTTGCCTGTTTATTTAGACGCACTCATGAAAGCTTCTGATAGTAAGGATTACACTCGTGCCAACACTTTTTTAGTGGGTATGGAAGACTATCAGAAAGTGTACGGAAAAGCTGTTCGACCTGCAGACCAAAAAATCGATTACGAAATATTGTATAATAAATATGATGTTTTCAAAAACTTGTTTTGGCTGTACATGCTAATAGGTTGTTTAATGTTGGTTTTAGTAATAGTCAACATTTTCTTTGAAAGTAAGATTTTAAAAATTACCGTCAACGGATTCCATATACTTATCGGCTTGTTATTCGGAATTCACACACTCGGACTGATTGCGCGTTGGTATATTTCAGGCCATGCACCTTGGAGTGATGCGTATGAAAGTATGATTTATGTGGCTTGGGCGACGATGTTCTTTACTCTGGCTTTTGACCGAAAATCTAAATTAACAGTGGCTTCAGGAACTTTTGTGGCTTCAATGATTTTAATGATTGCTCACTGGAATTGGATGGATCCGGCGATTGCTAATTTACAGCCGGTATTAAATTCTTATTGGTTAATGATTCACGTTGCCGTAATCGTAGCCAGTTATGGACCGTTTACTTTAGCGATGGTTTTAGGTATTGTATCATTACTGTTGATGTTGTTTGTCAATGAAAAAAACAAAACCAAAATGGAACTCAACATCAAAGAAATCACTTATATCAATGAAATGGCATTGACTATCGGTTTGGTCATGTTAACTATTGGTAACTTTTTAGGTGGCCAATGGGCGAATGAGAGTTGGGGTAGGTATTGGGGTTGGGATCCAAAAGAAACTTGGGCTTTAATCAGCATTATGATTTATGCCTTTGTAATTCATGCCCGATTTGTTCCTGCATTACGCAATAAATGGGTTTATAATGTATTGGCGGTATTTGCTTTTTACTCAATTATGATGACGTATTTTGGAGTGAATTTCTATCTAACAGGATTGCATTCTTATGCTAGTGGCGATAAAGTGGTAACACCTTCTTTTGTATATTATTCTGTTGCTTTTGTAGTTGTTTTGGCTACTTTATCTTACTTCAAGTACAGAAAGTATTTAAGAAAGTAA
- a CDS encoding anti-sigma factor domain-containing protein has protein sequence METKDYIESGILELYVYGLLTESENDEVNAMANKNPEIKAEILSIEKAIINLSSSFSPFISHSQFEKIKAQLELKHGRVVDFKSRSNTATYIGWAASLALLIGIGFQYSKLSESNQQIETIKVEKNKLQETVVDLELKNKETTTVLNVIRDTKTTVIQLGGQAIDPSASAKVYWNKEQQTVYVDASGLPEPPEGMVYQVWALKLEPLTPTSVGLLENFTADNSIFKVENNAGAEAFGITLEPAGGSKSPTLEKLYTLGKV, from the coding sequence ATGGAAACTAAAGACTATATAGAATCAGGCATATTAGAACTCTATGTGTATGGTTTGCTTACCGAATCGGAAAACGATGAAGTTAACGCTATGGCGAATAAGAATCCCGAGATTAAAGCGGAAATTCTCTCGATAGAAAAGGCAATTATCAACCTTTCCAGCAGCTTCTCGCCTTTTATTTCGCATAGCCAATTTGAGAAAATTAAAGCCCAACTCGAACTGAAACACGGAAGAGTTGTCGACTTTAAATCGAGAAGCAATACTGCCACTTATATCGGTTGGGCGGCTTCTTTGGCATTGTTGATTGGTATCGGCTTTCAATATTCAAAATTGAGTGAAAGCAATCAACAAATTGAAACTATCAAAGTAGAAAAAAATAAATTACAAGAAACAGTAGTTGATTTGGAACTGAAAAACAAAGAAACAACCACCGTTTTGAATGTGATTAGAGATACTAAAACAACCGTTATTCAGTTAGGCGGACAAGCTATTGATCCATCCGCTTCGGCCAAAGTATATTGGAATAAAGAACAACAAACCGTTTATGTAGATGCGTCAGGTTTGCCGGAACCACCGGAAGGCATGGTGTATCAGGTTTGGGCTTTGAAATTAGAACCGTTAACACCAACAAGTGTCGGTTTATTAGAGAATTTTACAGCTGATAATTCTATCTTTAAAGTTGAGAACAATGCCGGAGCAGAAGCTTTCGGAATTACACTGGAACCGGCAGGCGGAAGCAAATCGCCAACATTGGAAAAATTGTATACTTTAGGAAAAGTATAA
- a CDS encoding RNA polymerase sigma factor gives MTQEELLPLLLRKEEKAFTILYDMYSKSLFSIITNLIKDREEAEDVLQEVFVKIWKNIDTYNQSKGRLYTWMLNITRNTSIDKLRSKGFNNSQKNLSSDNFVHLLDDSNKLTNRIDTIGILDFVKKLKPKCIQIIDLLFFKGYTQQEASEELEIPLGTVKTQNRMCMNDLRKFLNV, from the coding sequence ATGACACAAGAGGAATTATTACCGTTGCTTCTGAGGAAGGAAGAAAAAGCTTTTACAATACTATATGATATGTATTCTAAAAGCCTTTTCAGCATTATAACCAATTTAATAAAAGATCGTGAAGAAGCGGAAGACGTCCTTCAAGAAGTATTTGTTAAGATATGGAAAAACATCGATACTTACAATCAAAGCAAAGGCCGATTGTACACTTGGATGCTCAATATCACTAGAAATACTTCAATCGACAAATTGCGTTCTAAAGGTTTTAACAACAGTCAAAAAAACCTCTCCTCTGATAATTTCGTACATCTGTTAGATGACAGTAACAAACTAACCAATAGAATTGATACCATCGGAATTTTGGATTTTGTAAAAAAACTAAAACCCAAATGTATTCAAATTATCGATCTACTGTTTTTCAAAGGATATACCCAACAAGAAGCTTCGGAAGAATTAGAAATCCCTTTGGGTACAGTTAAGACCCAAAATCGAATGTGTATGAACGACCTACGTAAATTTTTAAATGTATAA
- a CDS encoding glutathione peroxidase, with translation MKKIILLSCSVLLLWSCQGNAQQKPVTNSTENNKKMDTAVKAETIYQFKVTDLYGQQFDFASLKGKKVLIVNTASECGLTPQYKDLEAIYKKYKDKNFVIIGFPANNFGAQEPGSNQEIAKFCEMNYGVTFPMMSKVSVKGADKSELYQFLTQKSKNGLQDSEVEWNFQKYLINEQGELVKVLSPRVLPTDTEIVGWINEK, from the coding sequence ATGAAAAAAATAATCCTACTGAGTTGCAGCGTATTGTTACTTTGGAGTTGTCAAGGCAATGCGCAACAAAAACCAGTTACAAATTCTACAGAAAACAATAAAAAAATGGACACAGCAGTTAAAGCAGAGACTATTTACCAATTTAAGGTAACAGATTTATATGGTCAGCAGTTTGACTTTGCCTCATTAAAAGGCAAAAAAGTACTCATTGTAAACACCGCTTCAGAATGTGGATTAACGCCACAGTACAAAGACCTGGAAGCAATTTATAAAAAATACAAAGACAAAAATTTTGTAATCATCGGATTTCCGGCTAATAACTTCGGAGCACAAGAACCGGGAAGTAATCAAGAAATTGCTAAGTTTTGCGAAATGAATTATGGGGTTACTTTTCCAATGATGAGTAAAGTCTCTGTAAAAGGAGCGGATAAAAGTGAATTGTATCAATTCCTAACGCAAAAGAGTAAAAATGGGTTGCAAGACAGTGAAGTCGAATGGAATTTCCAAAAATACTTAATCAACGAACAAGGTGAATTGGTCAAAGTATTATCGCCAAGAGTATTACCAACAGACACTGAAATTGTCGGTTGGATTAACGAAAAGTAA
- a CDS encoding RidA family protein encodes MKRQFISSGSTFETEIGYSRAVVQGDWVFVSGTTGFDYDTMTISEQIEEQTEQCLKNIIAALANADAEITDVVRVLYIVPQADEFKLCWPILRKYFDKCKPAATMISAGLADARMKIEIEVTAIKQK; translated from the coding sequence ATGAAAAGACAATTCATCAGTTCAGGTTCGACGTTTGAGACAGAAATAGGCTATTCACGAGCAGTTGTTCAAGGCGATTGGGTTTTTGTGTCGGGAACAACCGGCTTTGATTATGACACGATGACCATTTCAGAACAAATTGAAGAACAAACGGAACAGTGTTTAAAAAATATAATCGCTGCTTTAGCCAACGCTGACGCCGAAATAACCGATGTTGTTCGCGTGCTTTATATTGTTCCGCAAGCGGATGAATTTAAACTATGTTGGCCAATTCTCAGAAAATATTTCGACAAGTGCAAACCTGCAGCGACTATGATTTCCGCAGGTTTAGCTGATGCTCGAATGAAAATAGAAATTGAAGTAACTGCGATAAAGCAAAAATAA
- a CDS encoding GNAT family N-acetyltransferase produces the protein MEISIRPYQKNDTQPIVDILNYNILNSTALYDYHPRTLEQQIAIFEDKLKKGFPVIVATIDKKVIGFGYYSEFRFRDAYRFTVEHSVYVANDFHGKGIGKVIMTNLIALAKTQKLHTMIAVIDSENQSSVTFHEQFGFKTIAVLKETGFKFDRWLHSQIMQLMLE, from the coding sequence ATGGAAATTAGCATCAGACCTTATCAAAAAAATGACACACAACCTATTGTGGACATTCTAAATTATAACATTTTAAACTCAACCGCTTTATACGATTATCATCCGCGCACTTTGGAACAGCAAATTGCCATTTTTGAAGACAAACTCAAAAAAGGTTTTCCTGTGATTGTTGCCACTATTGATAAAAAAGTGATTGGATTTGGTTACTATAGTGAGTTTCGTTTTCGCGATGCATATCGATTTACCGTAGAACATTCGGTATATGTGGCCAATGACTTTCACGGAAAAGGCATCGGAAAAGTGATTATGACTAATTTGATTGCTTTAGCCAAAACACAAAAATTGCATACTATGATTGCCGTCATCGACTCAGAAAACCAAAGTAGTGTTACTTTTCATGAGCAATTTGGATTTAAAACGATAGCGGTGTTAAAAGAAACCGGCTTTAAGTTTGACCGTTGGTTGCATTCTCAAATTATGCAGTTGATGTTGGAATAA